The following DNA comes from Streptococcus pasteurianus.
TCTTTTAGTTTGATGATAATATCTTTATAAGCAAGTTCTGATGGCAATTCTAATTCATCCAATTCTTTTACATAAATAAAATGATGTAAAATAGATAATTTCTGCTTAAATTTAAGGTATTGCCAAATGCTGATAAAGATTAAAATCGTGAAATTAATTAAAATACTAACTTTAAAGTAAGCTAATGGCAGGCGATATAAGGCAAAAATAACAATGAATAATATACTTAAAAGGATATAAGTTAAATACCAGACGGAATATTCTTTAAAAAATTGTCGAATCATTTTAGAAGGTAGCCAACTCCTCTCACGGTGTGAATACGATCGAAACCTAATGGTTGTGTTTTCTTGCGGAGTCGTGTTATGTTAACACTAAGGGTGTTTTGGTCAATGAAACTTTCATTTTCCCAAAGCTTCTCGAGTAATTCCTCTTTGGGAACGACTTGATTTTGATGTTCAAAGAGAATTGCTAAAATCTTATTTTCTGTTGGAGATAGGGTGATATGGTCGTCACCGTTTGACAAAATCCCGTCACGTGATAGAGAAAAATGTTCTAATTGGTAATTATCCGAGGTAAACTGGTAAGCACGCCTTAAAAAAGCTGAAATTTTGGCATCTAAAATCGTTAGAGAAAATGGCTTTGACACAAAATCATCTCCTCCCATATTAAGTGCCATGACAGTATCCATTTCATCATCACTAGATGAGATAAAAATAATCGGCAATGTCATGCTTTTACGAATTTCTGTTGTCCAATAAAAACCATTAAAATATGGCAACGTGATATCAATCAAGATAAGGTCAGGTTTGATTTCTTCGACTTCCTGCTTGATAGCTCGAAAATTAGTGACACTAAAGACATCATAAGTTTGACTAAGATGTTGTTTTAAAAGTTTAACGATAGTTTCATCGTCCTCGACAATATAAATCTTTCCTTGTTTCATAGTCTTATTGTAACAAAAAATGGTCATCACGACCATTTTTTAGTAAAAATTTTCAGACTCTTTCAAATGACTGTTCGAAGATAGGAGTTAACGTTCAATAATTTTATAGTAAGTTCTACTTGTGAATTTATAGATGAAGAAATAGATTATGGTGATGCTTAGTATTGTAATACCACTGACGGTATAAATCATACTTGAGCTTGTTACTCCAAACAAGAGCAACATTTGTTTTAGCATGACAAGCGCTACGGCGAAGTGTAAAACTGCAAAACCGAGTGGCATAAAGAATACGAGTAGAATTTGAGAATTAATTGCTCGTTTCACCTCTTTTTTGCCCATTCCCACCTCTTGCAAAATTTTATACGATTTTTTATCTTCAATCCCTTCAGAACGTTGTTTATAGTAAATGATTAAGGCTGCACCAAGCAAGAAACTAATACCAAGTAAGAATCCTGTAAAGAGAAAGCCACCTGTAAAGCCATACATGCCCTCAAGGAAAGATGATTTGGTATCGACAATTCCTGTTGCTGCGTTGCCATCTGAATCAAGATATCGACCTGTTTCGTCTGAAATGTAACCGTCATTATTTGTAATTTTAGCGATTTCGGCTTTAGAAAGGTCAGCATAACCAGTGAAATTACTTCGGAATTGGAGATTATGTTGAGTAAAGAGCTCTTGAAGTTCATTTAAAACATTTTTATCACTAACGATTAACAACGCTGGATTATAAGTATTAGCAATATCAGGGAATATAACACTTCTTAGATTTTCGACATTGTCAAATTCTTTTCCAAAAAGAGTTAATTTTTCCAGTTGGCTATTTCCTTTTTGAACATAGAAAGCAGTTTGATTTTTCTTTAAAGTTGGTAGGCTATTACCCAAATCTTTAAAATCATCTTGGGTTATGATATATATATACCCCATTTTTGCCAAATCAGGAGTTTCTACATCTTGGTCTGTTATTGTGATTTCTTTATCGGTTGATACTGGAATATCTGAGAAGCCAGTATAGTAGGTGATGTAGTCACTTTCTGGTTTATCTAATTTATCGATAACTGCTGTTTTGAAAAAAGCTTCCGCATCTGTATCAGGCGTTGAATAGATTGTAATTTGAGTGTCTTTTGGGAACATATCGTCAGCTTGTTTTTGAGTATTGACATACAAAGACGTTGTTGTGGCAATCGTTACAAAAGCCATAACGGCTAGTAGCGTAATATTAGCAAGTCCGACAGCATTTTGTTTCATTCGGAAAATCATTTGTGCTGTGGTTACGAAATGTTCAGGTTGGTAAAAATATTTTTTGTTTTTACGACGGCGTTTTAGGTACCAAGTCATAAAACTGATGTAAAAAAGGTAGGTTCCAATGATAACAAGAACAACCGCGATAAAGAAACGATATAGGACGACAAGCGCAGCTATTCTCGTTGAAGAAATTGAAAGATAATAACCTGAGCTTAAGCAAATGATGCTTAACAATGCAAAGAGAATATTGCCACGTGGCTCTTTTTCACCCTGTTCTTGCCTCCTAAATAAAGCTAGTGGCGATGAACGACGGATATTAAAGAGGCTGATAAGTTCTAGGAAAAAGAAGATTGCAGCGAATGCAAACGCTGTGCTAATAAACGCTGCTGGTGATAAAGTCATTACCAACTGATTATAGTGTAAAAGATTAATAAAAATCAAATAAAACAATTGTGAAAAGACAGCTGATAAAAGGCTTCCTAGGATAATCACACCCACAAAAATAACAATCAGTTCAATAGTCGATACAAGACTGATTTGAAACCTGTTCATCCCAAGGATGTTATAAAGCCCGAATTCCCTACTTCTTTGTTTTAAAAGGAAATTATAACTATAAATCTCCATGATAATCGAGAAGATAAAAAGGACAACAATGGATAAGCCGAGTGTTACGGCACCATATGACATACTTTTTCCAACAGGGCTAAATAAAATCAGCAAAGTTGAACAATTTAGAAGAAATAAAATGGTGCTTGTGAGTAAAAATGGTCCAAAAATATTGACAGATTTTTTGAGGTTTGACCAAGCTAATTTAGCATAGAACATATTACTCACCTCCAAGAAGTGCGCTCATTGCAAGTGAAATATCCTTGTTGAATTCTTGATTGGTTTTGTTACCACGATAAATTTGGTGGAAAATGCGACCATCTTTGATGAAAAGGACACGTTTAGCATGACTAGCGGCGTTTGCTGAGTGTGTTACCATAAGCAATGTTTGACCGTCATTATTAATATCCTCAAAAAGGTTTAGAATATCTTCAGAATTGCGATAATCTAGTGCTGCTGTTGGTTCATCAGCTAAAAGTAACTGCGGATTTGTGATAAGGCTACGAGCGATAGCAACACGTTGTTTTTGACCGCCAGACAATTCAAATGGGCGTTTTGCTAACAAATTTTCAATATGAAGTTTTGGAGCGAGTGTTGCTAGTCTATTTTCCATTTCTTGGTAGTTAACACGACCAAGTACCAATGGTAAGAAAATGTTATCCTTGACAGAAAGCGTATCTAATAAATTGAAATCTTGAAAGACAAATCCGAGATTGTTTAAACGAAATTCTGCTAATTGGCTTTCTTTGATTTTTGTGATTTCTTTCCCATTTAGAATAACAGAACCTTTTGTTGGCTTTTCCAGAGTTGCTAAGATATTAAGCAGGGTTGTTTTCCCAGAACCAGATTCTCCCATGATAGCGATAAATTCATTTTCATCTACTTTGAAATCAACATCTTGTAAAGCACGTGTTACCTCTTTTGAAAAACGTGTGCGAAAAACTTTTTCTAAGTGATTAATCTCCAGTAACATAATTTCTCCTTTGTTTCATTATACCTTTTTTCGATTAAATAAAAACTCTAATTGGAATGTTTTTGCTAAAAAGCAATTAATTTAAATTTAGTATTTTAGTACTAAGGGTGTTTTAAAGGCTTTCTTCCACTCCAATACCAAAGAGCGAGACTTATTACTCCCACTACTACGATAAGAAGAATTGTAATAAGACTATAAAAAACTATCATTTTAAAAACCTCCTCCTATTATTTTGTGATACGGAGGGTGTACCAGACCATATAAGTAATGGAACCTAAAATAACCATGACTAACCAAATTAGAAGATTACTCCATAAATTGATATGTTTTTTGATTTCTTGACTCATATGACTGCTCCTCTCTTATTGACAAGTTTATTTTATCGAAAATTAGGTAGTTACTTCCTTACAATTTGAACGTCAAATCTTACAAAAATGTAAGGTTGCTTTCTGGCAACAAAAAAGCCCAAAACAAACGTTTTAGGCTTAACAGTTACTACTTACTTACCCATTGATTGCTTGTGCTATTTTTGTAAGGTATGCGTGGCTTTCAAGTTGTTTAATGGGTTTGTTTAAATCTTTTAAAATACTTGTGGCATGTTCGTTGAATAACGGCAGAGATT
Coding sequences within:
- a CDS encoding response regulator transcription factor, which produces MKQGKIYIVEDDETIVKLLKQHLSQTYDVFSVTNFRAIKQEVEEIKPDLILIDITLPYFNGFYWTTEIRKSMTLPIIFISSSDDEMDTVMALNMGGDDFVSKPFSLTILDAKISAFLRRAYQFTSDNYQLEHFSLSRDGILSNGDDHITLSPTENKILAILFEHQNQVVPKEELLEKLWENESFIDQNTLSVNITRLRKKTQPLGFDRIHTVRGVGYLLK
- a CDS encoding FtsX-like permease family protein — its product is MFYAKLAWSNLKKSVNIFGPFLLTSTILFLLNCSTLLILFSPVGKSMSYGAVTLGLSIVVLFIFSIIMEIYSYNFLLKQRSREFGLYNILGMNRFQISLVSTIELIVIFVGVIILGSLLSAVFSQLFYLIFINLLHYNQLVMTLSPAAFISTAFAFAAIFFFLELISLFNIRRSSPLALFRRQEQGEKEPRGNILFALLSIICLSSGYYLSISSTRIAALVVLYRFFIAVVLVIIGTYLFYISFMTWYLKRRRKNKKYFYQPEHFVTTAQMIFRMKQNAVGLANITLLAVMAFVTIATTTSLYVNTQKQADDMFPKDTQITIYSTPDTDAEAFFKTAVIDKLDKPESDYITYYTGFSDIPVSTDKEITITDQDVETPDLAKMGYIYIITQDDFKDLGNSLPTLKKNQTAFYVQKGNSQLEKLTLFGKEFDNVENLRSVIFPDIANTYNPALLIVSDKNVLNELQELFTQHNLQFRSNFTGYADLSKAEIAKITNNDGYISDETGRYLDSDGNAATGIVDTKSSFLEGMYGFTGGFLFTGFLLGISFLLGAALIIYYKQRSEGIEDKKSYKILQEVGMGKKEVKRAINSQILLVFFMPLGFAVLHFAVALVMLKQMLLLFGVTSSSMIYTVSGITILSITIIYFFIYKFTSRTYYKIIER
- a CDS encoding ABC transporter ATP-binding protein — protein: MLLEINHLEKVFRTRFSKEVTRALQDVDFKVDENEFIAIMGESGSGKTTLLNILATLEKPTKGSVILNGKEITKIKESQLAEFRLNNLGFVFQDFNLLDTLSVKDNIFLPLVLGRVNYQEMENRLATLAPKLHIENLLAKRPFELSGGQKQRVAIARSLITNPQLLLADEPTAALDYRNSEDILNLFEDINNDGQTLLMVTHSANAASHAKRVLFIKDGRIFHQIYRGNKTNQEFNKDISLAMSALLGGE